One genomic region from Amycolatopsis sp. FBCC-B4732 encodes:
- a CDS encoding PPOX class F420-dependent oxidoreductase, with the protein MREMSRSEWWQFASEGTRTGMLGLVRASGAPIVTPIWFLLNEGPDGDELIFTTGTETLKGKAIARDGRISLAVDDQKPPYSYVQITAEARLTHDFDDMLTWATKLGARYMGAERAQEYGKRNAVPEESLVRAKITKVIARAEIAG; encoded by the coding sequence ATGCGTGAGATGAGCCGTTCAGAGTGGTGGCAGTTCGCTTCCGAGGGGACCCGCACCGGCATGCTCGGCCTGGTCCGTGCCAGTGGCGCCCCGATCGTGACGCCGATCTGGTTCTTGCTGAACGAGGGCCCCGACGGCGACGAGCTGATCTTCACCACCGGCACCGAGACGCTGAAAGGCAAGGCCATCGCCCGCGACGGGCGGATTTCCCTCGCCGTCGACGACCAGAAGCCGCCGTATTCGTACGTCCAGATCACCGCCGAGGCGCGGCTCACCCACGACTTCGACGACATGCTGACGTGGGCGACGAAGCTGGGTGCCCGGTACATGGGCGCCGAGCGCGCGCAGGAGTACGGCAAGCGCAACGCCGTGCCCGAAGAATCCCTCGTCCGGGCGAAGATCACCAAGGTGATCGCGCGGGCCGAGATCGCCGGTTGA
- a CDS encoding coproporphyrinogen III oxidase, with product MPSGDRRDAVRAMVRAGQRELVAELERLDGGARFGRSDGARLLENGAVFERACVVAADRGETLGLTVVLHPRNPYVPAFHARFRYCEYAGSWWFGGAVDLMPCYGFAEDAAHFHRTLKNYCDTLDPAFHAQAKRTCDDLFRLPHHDEPRGIGGIAFDHLRPPGPDGWRRAAAFTAAGIATLVPAYLPIVRRRKDRPHGDRERQWQLHRRGRYVEFALIHDATAADAEAVLMALPPLARWETGCTPEPGSAEAELAAFLVPRDWAAETTVAAS from the coding sequence ATGCCTTCAGGGGACAGACGCGACGCCGTCAGGGCGATGGTGCGGGCCGGGCAGCGGGAGCTGGTCGCCGAGCTCGAACGCCTGGACGGCGGTGCGCGCTTCGGCCGGTCGGACGGGGCGCGGCTGCTGGAGAACGGCGCGGTGTTCGAGCGGGCCTGCGTCGTCGCGGCCGACCGCGGCGAGACCCTCGGGCTGACCGTCGTGCTCCACCCGCGCAACCCGTACGTCCCGGCGTTCCACGCGCGGTTCCGGTACTGCGAGTACGCGGGCTCGTGGTGGTTCGGCGGCGCGGTCGACCTCATGCCCTGCTACGGCTTCGCCGAGGACGCGGCGCACTTCCACCGGACGCTCAAGAACTACTGCGACACGCTCGACCCGGCGTTCCACGCGCAGGCGAAACGCACCTGCGACGACCTCTTCCGGCTGCCCCACCACGACGAGCCCCGCGGGATCGGCGGCATCGCGTTCGACCACCTGCGGCCCCCAGGCCCGGACGGCTGGCGCCGCGCGGCCGCGTTCACCGCGGCGGGCATCGCCACCCTCGTCCCGGCCTACCTCCCGATCGTGCGGCGCCGCAAGGACCGCCCGCACGGCGACCGCGAACGCCAGTGGCAGCTGCACCGCCGCGGCCGCTACGTGGAGTTCGCCCTGATCCACGACGCGACGGCGGCGGACGCCGAGGCCGTCCTGATGGCGCTGCCCCCGCTGGCGCGGTGGGAGACGGGCTGCACGCCGGAACCGGGCAGCGCGGAGGCGGAGCTGGCGGCGTTCCTGGTGCCGCGGGACTGGGCGGCCGAGACCACGGTCGCCGCGAGCTGA
- a CDS encoding PQQ-dependent sugar dehydrogenase — protein MAPRPPWRVVLAGTAAAALGLTALSPVSAFAADTGYESESAVISQGAVESNHAGYSGTGFVNFDNVVGSYVEYSVNAAQAGTHTLTFRYANGTADNRPVKLTVDGGDKGTVDFPGTGAWTTWQTVTANVQLTAGVNKIRTTATTANGGPNADKLTDTFVAPADGEPPAPPSNLKASDILPTAATFSWTAATDNVGVVRYEINRGGNILKTVDGNTTSATVTNLTPNTAYDISVGAFDAAGNPSQQSNVVTFTTPPSDDTTPPTVPGNLRSTGVTANSVSLAWNASTDNGGTVAGYDVFQGATKVATTTSLGTTVTNLNPSTSYTFTVKARDPDGNSSAASNAVTAKTSAPGGAGGIPEYDKDIAKVDLGWSVGFLPNGNALVTERDRFELLLVTPSGQKTTLGKVPGAVGTNGEGGLLGLAVSPNWASDHAIYLYHTASGDNRIVKMTYDGTTLSSTSTPVLTGIAKNRYHNGGRIKFGPDGKLYATVGDAKNSDNAQNKSSLNGKILRLNPDGSAPSDNPFYATGGNARYVWSYGHRNPQGLAWDSRGQLWAAEFGESSQDELNLIQKGGNFGWPSCEGTQGSCGGFIAPKKTWPTSQAGPSGLEIVNDWIYIAGVTGEQMFATQINAAGTGIGTVSTLFSGRWGRLRSVTKTPDGGLWLTSTNNDKNGGTPSVLDNVIVRLKFPGGTTPGAFKLTSSAFADNATIPDKYTCAGDGTAGQDPSPPLTWGAAEGAKGYAVVFADTANSGNKLHWAIWDVPASARSLPEGLGAGYTVPDQGGAKQKAMGSGANAQKYFGPCPGGSSHPYAFTLYALNTATVPGLTSSSTMAQIETAIKGASTANVALRGKSSAAA, from the coding sequence GTGGCACCCCGTCCCCCGTGGCGCGTGGTACTGGCCGGTACCGCAGCCGCGGCGCTCGGCCTCACCGCGCTCAGCCCGGTAAGCGCTTTCGCCGCGGACACCGGCTACGAGTCCGAATCCGCCGTGATCTCCCAGGGCGCCGTCGAGTCGAACCACGCCGGGTACTCCGGCACCGGGTTCGTCAACTTCGACAACGTCGTCGGCAGCTACGTCGAATACTCCGTGAACGCCGCCCAGGCGGGCACGCACACCCTGACCTTCCGCTACGCCAACGGAACCGCCGACAACCGGCCGGTGAAGCTCACCGTCGACGGCGGCGACAAGGGCACCGTCGACTTCCCCGGCACCGGCGCGTGGACGACGTGGCAGACCGTCACCGCGAACGTGCAGCTGACCGCCGGCGTCAACAAGATCCGCACCACCGCGACCACCGCCAACGGCGGCCCGAACGCGGACAAGCTCACCGACACCTTCGTCGCGCCGGCCGACGGCGAACCGCCGGCGCCGCCGTCGAACCTCAAGGCGAGCGACATCCTCCCCACCGCCGCGACGTTCTCCTGGACCGCCGCGACCGACAACGTCGGCGTCGTGCGCTACGAGATCAACCGCGGTGGCAACATCCTCAAGACCGTCGACGGGAACACGACGTCGGCGACGGTGACCAACCTGACCCCGAACACCGCCTACGACATCTCGGTCGGCGCGTTCGACGCGGCGGGCAACCCATCGCAGCAGAGCAACGTGGTCACCTTCACCACGCCGCCGAGCGACGACACCACCCCGCCGACCGTGCCGGGCAACCTGCGCTCCACCGGCGTCACCGCGAACAGCGTTTCCCTGGCGTGGAACGCTTCCACCGACAACGGCGGCACGGTCGCCGGGTACGACGTCTTCCAGGGCGCCACGAAGGTCGCGACCACGACGTCGCTCGGCACGACCGTGACGAACCTGAACCCGAGCACCTCCTACACCTTCACGGTCAAGGCGCGCGACCCCGACGGCAACAGCTCCGCGGCGAGCAACGCGGTCACCGCCAAGACGTCCGCTCCGGGCGGCGCAGGGGGCATCCCGGAGTACGACAAGGACATCGCGAAGGTCGACCTCGGCTGGTCGGTGGGCTTCCTGCCGAACGGCAACGCGCTGGTGACCGAGCGGGACCGCTTCGAGCTCCTGCTGGTGACGCCGTCCGGCCAGAAGACCACGCTGGGCAAGGTGCCGGGCGCGGTCGGCACCAACGGCGAAGGCGGCCTGCTCGGCCTGGCGGTCTCGCCGAACTGGGCGAGCGACCACGCGATCTACCTGTACCACACGGCATCCGGGGACAACCGGATCGTCAAGATGACCTACGACGGCACCACGCTGTCCTCGACGTCGACGCCGGTGCTGACCGGGATCGCGAAGAACCGCTACCACAACGGCGGCCGGATCAAGTTCGGCCCGGACGGCAAGCTGTACGCCACCGTCGGCGACGCGAAGAACAGCGACAACGCGCAGAACAAGAGCTCGCTCAACGGGAAGATCCTCCGGCTGAACCCGGACGGCTCGGCACCGAGCGACAACCCGTTCTACGCCACCGGCGGCAACGCCCGGTACGTCTGGAGCTACGGCCACCGCAACCCGCAGGGCCTGGCCTGGGACTCCCGCGGCCAGCTGTGGGCGGCGGAGTTCGGTGAAAGCAGCCAGGACGAGCTCAACCTGATCCAGAAGGGCGGCAACTTCGGCTGGCCGAGCTGCGAAGGCACGCAGGGCAGTTGCGGCGGCTTCATCGCCCCGAAGAAGACGTGGCCGACTTCGCAGGCCGGGCCGAGCGGGCTGGAGATCGTCAACGACTGGATCTACATCGCCGGCGTCACCGGTGAGCAGATGTTCGCGACGCAGATCAACGCGGCGGGCACGGGCATCGGCACGGTGTCCACGCTGTTCTCCGGCCGCTGGGGCCGCCTCCGCTCGGTCACGAAGACCCCGGACGGCGGGCTGTGGCTGACCTCGACGAACAACGACAAGAACGGCGGCACGCCGTCGGTGCTGGACAACGTCATCGTGCGGCTGAAGTTCCCGGGCGGCACCACTCCGGGCGCCTTCAAGCTGACGAGCTCCGCGTTCGCCGACAACGCCACCATCCCGGACAAGTACACCTGCGCCGGGGACGGCACGGCGGGCCAGGACCCGTCGCCGCCGCTGACGTGGGGTGCCGCCGAGGGCGCCAAGGGCTACGCGGTCGTCTTCGCCGACACCGCGAACAGCGGGAACAAGCTGCACTGGGCGATCTGGGACGTGCCGGCGTCGGCCCGGTCGCTGCCGGAGGGGCTCGGGGCGGGCTACACCGTCCCGGACCAGGGTGGCGCGAAGCAGAAGGCGATGGGCAGCGGCGCGAACGCGCAGAAGTACTTCGGCCCCTGCCCGGGCGGCTCCAGCCACCCGTACGCGTTCACGCTCTACGCCCTGAACACCGCGACGGTCCCGGGACTGACGTCGTCCTCGACGATGGCCCAGATCGAGACGGCGATCAAGGGCGCGTCGACGGCGAACGTGGCGCTGCGCGGCAAGTCCAGCGCGGCCGCCTAG
- a CDS encoding TetR/AcrR family transcriptional regulator produces MTESRAVGTKGMPREEREAQLVVAGTEEFGRAGYAGASMVEIARRVGVTKPLLYQYFGSKDGLYLACLHRAGDRLTEGVATTMAGGGEPEKMPLKVLAAIFTTFDHDRYAWRLLRDATVPATGDIATAAADYRRRLDAFALVGATELMTSRGLADPADIEAIAQVWTGVVDSLISWWIDRPDEDAAAMTVRCARIMGGLFGW; encoded by the coding sequence GTGACGGAGTCAAGGGCGGTCGGGACCAAGGGCATGCCGCGCGAAGAGCGCGAGGCCCAGCTCGTCGTGGCCGGCACGGAGGAGTTCGGCCGGGCCGGGTACGCGGGCGCGTCGATGGTCGAGATCGCGCGCCGCGTCGGGGTCACGAAGCCGTTGCTGTACCAGTACTTCGGCTCGAAGGACGGCCTCTACCTCGCCTGCCTGCATCGCGCCGGCGACCGGCTCACCGAGGGCGTCGCGACGACCATGGCGGGCGGCGGCGAGCCCGAGAAGATGCCGCTGAAGGTGCTGGCCGCGATCTTCACGACGTTCGACCACGACCGCTACGCGTGGCGCCTGCTGCGCGACGCGACGGTCCCGGCGACGGGCGACATCGCCACCGCGGCGGCGGACTACCGGCGCCGCCTGGACGCCTTCGCGCTCGTGGGCGCGACCGAGCTGATGACCTCACGCGGCCTGGCCGACCCGGCGGACATCGAAGCGATCGCCCAGGTCTGGACCGGCGTGGTCGACTCCCTGATCAGCTGGTGGATCGATCGCCCGGACGAGGACGCGGCGGCGATGACGGTGCGCTGCGCCCGCATCATGGGCGGTTTGTTCGGCTGGTGA
- a CDS encoding sterol desaturase family protein — protein MAEFLAHLRDPVLFATPVFLLFVAIEVVAVHVLGHDDNVVGYSVADTRTSMLMGTVAVGVNALFRLVMLFVFAALFELAPVRLDPRDWWTWVLMLLGQELVFYAYHRASHRVRLLWAGHQVHHSSEHYNFSTALRQKWTPYFQLPFWSVLALCGIPPWMILTGLSIDLVYQFFVHTEKVGKLPRWFEYVFNTPSHHRVHHGSDAEYLDANYGGILIIWDRLFGSFVPEGKRPTYGLTTNIGTYHLFKVGFHEYGSILRDLRAARTWRERAGYVFGPPGWQPAHVPG, from the coding sequence GTGGCCGAGTTCCTGGCGCACCTGCGCGACCCCGTGCTGTTCGCGACCCCGGTGTTCCTGCTGTTCGTGGCGATCGAGGTCGTCGCGGTGCACGTGCTCGGGCACGACGACAACGTGGTCGGCTACAGCGTCGCCGACACCCGCACGAGCATGCTGATGGGCACCGTCGCGGTCGGCGTCAACGCGCTGTTCCGGCTCGTGATGCTCTTCGTCTTCGCGGCGCTCTTCGAGCTGGCGCCGGTGCGGCTGGACCCGCGCGACTGGTGGACGTGGGTGCTCATGCTGCTCGGCCAGGAACTGGTCTTCTACGCCTACCACCGCGCCAGCCACCGCGTGCGGCTGCTGTGGGCCGGGCACCAGGTGCACCACTCCAGCGAGCACTACAACTTCTCGACGGCGCTGCGCCAGAAGTGGACCCCGTACTTCCAGCTGCCGTTCTGGTCGGTGCTGGCGCTGTGCGGGATCCCGCCGTGGATGATCCTGACCGGCCTCTCGATCGACCTCGTCTACCAGTTCTTCGTGCACACCGAGAAGGTCGGCAAGCTGCCGCGCTGGTTCGAGTACGTCTTCAACACGCCGTCGCACCACCGCGTCCACCACGGCAGCGACGCCGAATACCTCGACGCCAACTACGGCGGCATCCTGATCATCTGGGATCGGCTCTTCGGCAGCTTCGTGCCCGAAGGGAAGCGGCCGACGTACGGGCTGACGACGAACATCGGCACGTACCACCTGTTCAAGGTCGGCTTCCACGAGTACGGCTCGATCCTGCGCGACCTGCGCGCCGCCCGGACCTGGCGCGAGCGCGCGGGGTACGTGTTCGGGCCGCCCGGGTGGCAGCCCGCCCACGTACCCGGCTGA
- a CDS encoding glucosyl-3-phosphoglycerate synthase — protein sequence MRNARLQVSPEVGTWLDRRSSKAGDRTFAELVAAKRGTTVSVVIPARNEEATVGAIVGAIRAELAGTLVDEILVVDSHSTDATAEVAAAAGADVVAQDAVFPGLGGLPGKGEALWKGVAATTGDLVVFVDGDLHDFTTDYVTGLLGPLLTDPSVAYVKGFYHRPLGAEADGGGRVTELVARPLLNMFWPELAGFVQPLAGEYAGRREVLESIPFVVNYGVEIGHLIDLLELRGLDALAQVDLGHRVHRHQSTQALGRMSGQIMQTLFDRLQRYDRLVTAVPPAAILAQFQRGSSDSGVERELVLTDVTSPQRPPLNSLALRHTA from the coding sequence ATGCGCAACGCACGCCTGCAGGTGTCGCCTGAGGTCGGCACCTGGCTCGACCGCCGCAGCAGCAAGGCCGGGGACCGGACGTTCGCGGAGCTGGTCGCGGCGAAACGCGGCACCACCGTCTCCGTCGTCATCCCGGCGCGGAACGAAGAAGCCACCGTCGGCGCGATCGTCGGCGCCATCCGCGCCGAGCTCGCGGGCACGCTGGTCGACGAGATCCTCGTCGTCGACAGCCATTCGACCGACGCCACCGCCGAAGTCGCCGCCGCCGCGGGGGCCGACGTCGTCGCGCAGGACGCCGTCTTCCCCGGGCTCGGCGGCCTGCCGGGCAAGGGCGAGGCGCTCTGGAAGGGGGTCGCGGCGACCACCGGCGACCTCGTCGTCTTCGTCGACGGCGACCTGCACGACTTCACGACCGACTACGTCACCGGTTTGCTCGGCCCGCTGCTCACCGACCCGTCGGTCGCCTACGTCAAGGGCTTCTACCACCGCCCGCTCGGTGCCGAAGCCGACGGCGGCGGCCGCGTCACCGAGCTCGTCGCGCGGCCGCTGCTCAACATGTTCTGGCCGGAGCTGGCCGGCTTCGTGCAGCCCCTCGCGGGCGAGTACGCCGGCCGCCGCGAGGTGCTGGAGAGCATCCCGTTCGTCGTGAACTACGGCGTCGAGATCGGGCACCTCATCGACCTGCTGGAGCTGCGTGGCCTCGACGCGCTCGCCCAGGTCGACCTCGGCCACCGCGTCCACCGGCACCAGAGCACGCAGGCGCTGGGCCGGATGTCCGGGCAGATCATGCAGACGCTGTTCGACCGCTTGCAGCGCTACGACCGCCTGGTCACCGCGGTCCCGCCCGCGGCGATCCTCGCCCAGTTCCAGCGGGGCTCGTCGGACAGCGGGGTCGAGCGCGAACTCGTCCTGACCGACGTGACCTCGCCGCAGCGGCCGCCGCTGAACAGCCTCGCGCTGCGGCACACGGCGTAG
- the whiA gene encoding DNA-binding protein WhiA, which translates to MAMTAAVKDELSRLEITKIGPRRAEVASLLRFAGGLHIVAGRVVVEAELDTGSVARRLRKEIHELYGHHSDVHVITASGGLRKGTRYVVRVVKDGEGLARQTGLIDQRGRPVRGLPAAVVSGGVADAEAAWRGAFLAHGSLTEPGRSSSLEVTCPGPEAALALVGAARRMGIQAKSREVRGADRVVVRDGDAIGALLTRLGAHTSVLQWEERRMRREVRATANRLANFDDANLRRSARAAVAAAARVERALEILGETAPDHLLAAGRLRLSNRQASLEELGQLSEPQMTKDAVAGRIRRLLAMADKRAKDLSIPDTESAVTPEMLEEEDA; encoded by the coding sequence ATGGCGATGACCGCCGCGGTGAAGGACGAACTGAGCCGGCTGGAGATCACGAAGATCGGGCCGCGCCGGGCGGAGGTCGCGTCGCTGCTTCGCTTCGCCGGCGGGCTGCACATCGTGGCCGGCCGGGTGGTCGTGGAGGCGGAGCTGGACACCGGTTCGGTGGCGCGACGGCTGCGCAAGGAGATCCACGAGCTGTACGGGCACCATTCGGACGTCCACGTGATCACCGCCAGCGGGGGGCTGCGCAAGGGCACGCGGTACGTCGTGCGCGTGGTGAAGGACGGCGAGGGACTGGCTCGCCAGACCGGGCTGATCGACCAGCGGGGCCGCCCGGTGCGCGGGCTGCCCGCGGCCGTGGTGTCCGGGGGAGTGGCGGACGCGGAAGCGGCGTGGCGGGGCGCGTTCCTCGCGCACGGTTCGCTGACCGAACCGGGCCGCTCGTCCTCGCTCGAGGTGACGTGCCCGGGTCCGGAGGCGGCGCTGGCCCTGGTGGGCGCGGCGCGCCGGATGGGCATCCAGGCGAAGTCGCGCGAGGTCCGAGGCGCGGACCGGGTGGTCGTCCGCGACGGCGACGCGATCGGCGCGCTGCTGACCCGCCTGGGCGCGCACACGAGCGTCCTGCAGTGGGAAGAGCGGCGGATGCGCCGCGAGGTCCGCGCGACGGCGAACCGCCTGGCCAACTTCGACGACGCGAACCTGCGCCGTTCGGCCCGCGCGGCCGTGGCGGCGGCGGCCCGCGTGGAGCGCGCGCTGGAGATCCTCGGCGAGACGGCCCCGGACCACCTGCTGGCGGCGGGCCGGCTGCGCCTGTCGAACCGGCAGGCGTCGCTGGAGGAGCTGGGCCAGCTGTCGGAGCCGCAGATGACGAAGGACGCGGTCGCCGGCCGCATCCGCCGCCTGCTGGCGATGGCGGACAAGCGGGCGAAGGACCTGAGCATCCCGGACACCGAGTCCGCGGTCACCCCGGAGATGCTCGAAGAAGAAGACGCCTGA
- the yvcK gene encoding uridine diphosphate-N-acetylglucosamine-binding protein YvcK: MRAVALGGGHGLHATLSAVRRVTPDVTAIVTVADDGGSSGRLRRELGLLPPGDLRQAFAAFAAEDGGTLWAEVFQHRFGGDGALAGHAVGNLLLAGLFEVLGDPVAALDEARRLMGVSGRVLPMSPEPLEIEGEVSGLDSEDPSALRRIRGQVAVASTPGQVRRVSLRTPGTSARPPVACEEAVEAVLAADVVFLGPGSWFTSVLPHLLVPGLHDALVRTTATKAIVLNLVPQPGETAGFSPERHLDVLSEHAPLLRVDAVIADRDSVPDPANLRRAATRLGARAHLGAVADPEVAGRHDPDALARCMREALGLGRGGEHGGGAKGREGQ, encoded by the coding sequence GTGCGCGCGGTCGCCCTCGGGGGCGGCCACGGGCTGCACGCCACGCTGTCCGCGGTGCGCCGGGTGACCCCCGACGTCACCGCGATCGTGACCGTGGCCGACGACGGCGGATCGTCCGGCCGGCTGCGGCGCGAACTCGGGCTGCTGCCGCCGGGCGACCTCCGGCAGGCCTTCGCGGCCTTCGCCGCGGAGGACGGCGGCACGCTGTGGGCGGAGGTCTTCCAGCACCGCTTCGGCGGCGACGGCGCACTGGCCGGGCACGCGGTGGGGAACCTGCTGCTCGCCGGGCTGTTCGAGGTGCTCGGCGACCCGGTCGCCGCGCTCGACGAAGCCCGGCGCCTGATGGGCGTCTCGGGCCGGGTGCTGCCGATGTCGCCCGAGCCGCTGGAGATCGAGGGCGAGGTCAGCGGCCTCGACAGCGAAGACCCGTCGGCGCTGCGCCGGATCCGCGGCCAGGTCGCGGTGGCTTCGACCCCGGGGCAGGTGCGGCGGGTCAGCCTGCGCACCCCGGGCACCTCCGCGCGGCCGCCGGTGGCGTGCGAGGAAGCGGTCGAAGCGGTGCTCGCCGCCGACGTCGTCTTCCTCGGGCCGGGCTCGTGGTTCACGAGCGTTCTACCGCACCTGCTCGTGCCGGGACTGCACGACGCGCTGGTGCGCACGACCGCCACGAAGGCGATCGTCCTCAACCTTGTCCCCCAGCCGGGGGAAACCGCGGGATTCTCTCCCGAGCGGCACCTGGACGTACTCTCCGAGCACGCGCCCCTGCTGCGGGTCGACGCGGTGATCGCGGACCGCGATTCCGTGCCCGACCCGGCGAATCTCCGGCGCGCGGCGACCCGGCTGGGCGCGCGGGCCCACCTGGGGGCGGTGGCCGACCCGGAAGTGGCGGGACGGCATGATCCTGATGCGCTCGCGCGGTGCATGCGGGAGGCTCTCGGTCTCGGCAGGGGCGGGGAGCACGGGGGAGGAGCGAAAGGCAGGGAGGGGCAGTAA